GGCACAAAGAGTTTAAGGAAGGGCGTGAAAGCGTGGAAGACGAGGCGCGGAGTGGGAGACCAGTCGAGGTGCGAACTGACGCCGTGATAGCCTTGGAATCGTCCACAAAGAATTCGTTCCACCGGGGAAAACTGTGAATCAAGTCTACTATTGCCAAGTACTCGAAAGATTGCGAAAACGAGTCAACAGGGTGCGCCCAGACATCGCTCGTAACTGGATCCTTCATCACGACAACGCGCCGTGTCGCATCCCCTCAGCGTGTACCAATATTTGGCCCCTAAAGGGATCGCCGTGTTGCAACAGCCACCGTATTCGCCCGACATGCcaccctgtgactttttttgtttcctaacACAAAATCGGTGGTCAAAGGAACCCATTTTGAGTCGATTACGGACATCCAGGCGGCCGTGACGAGGGTATTCGCGAACATCCCAGTCGAAGCGTTCCAGAAATGTTACGAAGCATGGAAAACGCGCTGGAATCGCTATATAGCTGCCCAAgaggactactttgaaggggatggcagagttgtagaataattttcaaatatatggtTTTTATGGAATCAGTCTCATTGTCATACCTCGTATGTATGATGATATTTGGAAAACCATCAACGCCCTTACTCGTATTCAGAGACAATACTAGTGTTTTGTAAACTTGGTTGATGCTTTCCTTAAGGAAAATTACTTGTCTCTTTGTGTACGAACTGGACTTTAGCTGAGATTCTTTCCTGAATGATGTCATAAAAGACTATAGTTTTTGCTGTTTAGGGAAGGTGATAATATACATAGATTAGACTAGTCGGTGTTTAGATAAAAAGTGTTATGGTTGCCGTATACAAAGTTCTTGAAGTCGAAGAAAGGCAAGGATACTGTCTTGAGGCCGCGCTGAAGCTCTATAATTATAGCAAGGGCGATCAATACGAGGTGAACTGCTTGGAAGGTGCAGATAAGGTTATGGAAGCTCTATGTTTTTCTTTCACATATTGGAGTGTGTCGAGCAGTGTCTGGAAGGCTCCAGCTGATAATCTTAGAAGAAAGTAGACGCATCTGATGATGATATTGGAGTTAATGCActtaatttgtatgtagatTTCTTCGATATTATTACCTCTTTTCAAATAACCGGCGTGTGGAAAATCGGAAGAGTGGTTCCAACTCTTATTTCTCCAGTAGTATAGTAGTCACTTGAAGCCTTGGCACTCCCGACTTTCACTCATCACCTGGGTCTAGAAAACCATCCCCCCTTTATCGAAGCATgctctgtaaaaaaaaaaaccacccTGTTAGAGGACGAACCTCGAAGCTTTGGACTTGTCAAAAACCTTTGACACAGTCAACTACACAACTCTACTTAAGGACATCGAAAAATCTACGTTCCCTCCAGGATTGAAGAGCGATCTGCGATCATCCGTACTGTTTTGAGGTAAGAATTCGAAATTTAGAAGaattaaacatcctgggcctaccgttggactgcctcgatgacaacttatctgaaccttagCCTCCTAACTGCGACGAGCTTTCTGTAAggaaactttattatttgtgtAGCGTATTATGGCCTCAGTGCGGAGCGTTCAACAACGTCTCTACGGAATCTATTCTAATTAGTATCCAGTCAATAGTCAATAGGTGTTGATCCCGCAATACAACAATGGATCAGAAGCCTTTTGACCTCTAGACGGAAAAGAGCAGAATGGAACGAcgctaaaatgaataaaatgctTGTGTTCACAGGAAAACACAAAATTCCTCAATGGAGGTTCCCTTCGATAAATGGGGCACAACTCTCTCTTAAGGACCGCACCTAGTACCTTGGGGTAGTCTTGGACAGCAAATTGCTGTCGAAGCACAACGTGGAAGAAAGTGTGAGGAAAGGCAGCAATGCTCTATATGCATGTAGGCAGATGCTCGGCACAACCTGGGGCCGAGTTCTTAAGTTGCCGGACCCCtgtagtggaggtcttcctcttcctctgcttccctcggcgagtagtgcgtcgaatactttcagagctggagtgttttcgtccatccgaaaaacatgacctagtcagcgtagccgctgtcttttaattcgctgaactatgccaatgtcgtcgtatatctcgtacagctcattctcttccgaggctgttggtaatttttcattggtatgattttttatgtggcgggtcccaaacccagcgcacaaccctgcggaggagatgtttcgccttctcattttagctcgccttcaaacggatgttcttaggctacccagaggatacttggtcaaagaccggaagtcgtgagctgcttgagtcatatgtaaaataatcgtttctggccactcctaagtgaatgacgatcagagaactttcctcacttgcgtgaatttcCACAattgactccatcctccacggACCACTACTGGTATATACGTGGCTTATTGCCTATCGgtttaacctaatctaacccaTAACTTCGGTGCAATTGAAGTTATCTTTTTCGTGTTTACCCATTTCCAtcgcgttaaaataaaaatgcaaatatccTTTGCATGAATAAAactgtatatgtgtttatatatttcagaattggaaaattattttaaaattacttcaATAAAAGCATAAATAGATTCTTAAATTCTAAAATGTGTGCATAAAAGGCAAAAATCAACATTAAGCAGATGCTATAAACTAAAACTAAGCGTATGCGCGTACATGAAAACCGCTGAGTGTGTTGGTGGCGCGCATGGAATGTGTGGCTGAAACTGCAGCGCTAATGAATATACAAATGAAGTGTCATTAATTATGAGGTAatttaagataaaaattttaaaatatattaaagcgtTAAAGATCACAAAGTTCACAggcaaaattaagaaaaacaacGGCATAGAAAtcttagtacatatacatatgtacatatgtatgcatacattaagctacatatatgtaaaatacaGGAATTAGATGCATGCACTCAATCTAACATATAAGCATATAGTTCAACTACATTACTGTATAAgatgatttcaaattttctaatatacttTATGTGTATGGCTGCGCTTGCGCACCATTGCTTGGCCttgttaaaaaagtttttttgaaacaactacttttatttttttatttgctactAACGCTAACAGTACATAcctatataaacatattttctattgtgttataaatacacatacatatacatatgtatcatacatacatacatatacaaaatttgtataaagcTACGAAAAAGCGTGAACACTATGCGCTGATTAAATTCGATTTAACGATTCGCTTGGTTTAGCTTGCACTGGCGTGTGTAGCACGACTTatgttattttagaaaaaaaaaactatacgtaattttcattatactaagTACTACTGCACTGAACAGTGGCGCACCGATGTCAATTTCTGCTCATCGACCATCTCCTTAGCAGACAGTATACTCTTAATGCTCTCAGCCTCCTTCATCCAGATTTCCaactaagaaatatttttcaatattaaattttattttttattgccagaATTAACAACAAAATACCTGTTGTAGCAGCAAATTGCGGCGCTCGCCTTTCGGTTCATTGTTTGTGAATGGCACCAGCATGCCCAAAGCGTTAGTGTATGCCTCTAAAGCTGCCTTGAATTTTCTTTCGTACAAATAAAGCTCGCCTTGGCGTCCAATTTCCAGCGCACTTTTCAATTGTGGACTCGAGTGTGAGAGCGCAACTAAGGCAAGTAATTTGcattattacattttaattaattattatttaaattaagtaaattttataaGCAAAGCAAATACTTACATAACTGCTTGTAGCGCACATCTGGCTCCAGCACATCGGCTATGTTCGGCTGTGTCGTTTGTGCAGCGGAGCTGCTCGGCAGTTGCTCCTGTTGCTGGGAATGCACTTGTTTCTTGTGTAGATCTTTAGCCGCTGCGGCTTTATATTCAGCATCGATTAGaacatttttgatttcttcAGCGCGTTTGAGGTAGGTAAGTGCACGATTGCGCAAAGCCAAACGTTTGGTGGCATCTGCTTCCTCAGTGATGAGCGGCACAAAATATTGCAACGCGCTGCAGTATAAATAATAAGCCTCTTTGTAATTTTGCTTTTCATCATATTCGACGGCTTTGGTGACAAGGTCGGAAGCCTTTTGTAAagtctattaaaatatttcaattaaaaatatatgaaaaagatGAATGTAATGTAAAGCCTACATGTTCCGTGGGCAAAGTTTTGAGATCGATGAAGGGATGTGCAAAAAACGAATCGAATGAAATACGTTTGGCCGGATCGTGTTCCAGTAGACGACAAAGCAGATCATGACACTCATTGCTAATGCTTGCATTCGCCGGTATGGTTATTTTCTCTGCATTGCGTATGCGCTGCAAGAGCTCTTCGATACTCTTGGAAGTGTATGGTGCCTTGCCAAAAAGGcattcatataaaattacaCCAATACTCCATAAATCGGCTTTGGCGTCATATTGATGTTTGCGCACTATTTCCGGTGCCATATAAAGTGGTGAGCCCTTAAGTTGTTGATTGATCTCACCCAATTTCAAATGTTGCGCAAAGCtggaatttaaaaacattatataaatatatacacttgtgtgtatgtatgtatatgtgcttacCCGAAATCTGCCACCTTTAATATCACATTTGGATTACGcgttaataataaattttgtggtttcaaATCGAAATGGCAGATATCATTTGCACGCATATACTGCACAGCAGCTGCCAATTGACGCAGAAAAAAGCGGCAAGTAGCCTCCGGTAATGATTTTTTTGAACGTATGAAGGCCGATAGATTACCAGCATTACAAAACTCCAACACAATGTAAATCTtcctaaaaatataatattacaattCATAAAATGAATCACAcagaaaaatatacacatacttatcATCCCAAAAGAAGTCTTGTAATGTCACAATGTATTTGTGGTTGAGTGAACGTAGAAGCCTTATCTCGGTAATAAGATTTTCGCGTGAACTATCCGATAGCGTTGacatttccacaattttaatgGCATGATAGCTGCGCTCCTTCTTGTGGCGTGCTTTATAGACTGTTGAATAACTACCAACTCCAAGCTTTTCCAGCAAGTCGTAGTCGGTGATGCGGGGCAGGGTCATGTTGAACGTGAACAAATAATGTCATATACCAACACGCTAATTCTTGTTGACGCACACTACAATGCACTTCACTTACTCCATTTGTTGTGGTCaatttgtgaacaaaaaatatgcgcaaaggaataaaaaccaaaaaatataaacgaaGAAATTGAAATGTTGATAATGCGATCAGCTGTTAACTGGAAACGTTGCCGTAGTATATGAGAActgtttactattttttaatcaaatggAAAGGATgcaataaatgtattttatatttaataaatttaatttatattttcaatatgtaaatatttataataaggctcaatacatttatttttaaaaagtattgcTTGTCAAATACATCGACATGTTCTActctaattatttattttgcaccTGTACAAATTTTATCCAACACTGAACTAATCGATTACTCACTCGATAACAAAACTTATTAGACAATTGTCAAAGTGGAATTATTCACATTTCGTGGAGCGCATTTTTCATAAACAGTAATGTTTTGttcacttatttattttgtttaccttcaaattatattataaatatagatattacTGAAACAGTGTATGGTGCACAAATAGTAGTacaaaaaagaataattaaaatattaaaactattgAATGAGTGGTGTTTCTGTTTGACAACTTGCCACAGAGTTGGGGTGACGCCCAAACTTAATCAGCAAACAACATTAATTAATGCACAAAACAATTTAATGCAGTGATTCTAATTTATTTGCAGTCACACATTTTCtacataaaagttatttatttaaacgAAAAACAAACGAATAGAATTGCAGCTACATTGCTAAGGCTTCAACATGAATTATGGCCGTAAGACACCGTCCACGTATCGCTCCAACCATTCGGTGTACTCCCACACCACTGGCAGGTCAGTTATacatttagaatattttgttaatatgtaaatatgtgtttcTTACTTTTCTTAATTACTTTTTCACCAGATCCTCGACAAATTTACATTCGATAAAATCGCGGTCAATGCGCTCGGTGCGCGTGCCGTGGTATCAGCGACCTATTTTGAAGAACAACCAATACATAGATATACAGAAGAATTCAATGCTAATTGGAATATTCGCCATTGTAAGTTtgctaaattaatttaatttttaattttttaatttttaaatttcagtttctTGCACTCTTCACCATTGGCACTGCAATTTTCGATATCTACTGCTTAGCTATGGCTGCACCTGGCTCAACTCACTATGGTTACTATATAATCTCGTATGAATTTGTTTATGTCGGTAACAAACATGGTAAGCACCTCTATTGTAATTTTtcagtaatatacatatatttatttaatattgttatattgttaCAGTGCGCAACATGCTTATTGTGTTTGCCTTATTTTCTCTGATACTGGGAATAGTTATATTATTTACAAGTATTTTGCTTGTAATTGCACTTAGAAAGGTAAGTGTGGCtttgtacaaaatatatacaaataacttaTGCCTTTCCTATTTCACCACAAAATCTTGGTTTACACCATTCATTTTCCTTTTTACTCATCATACACACTACTTAATTTTCTTAACCGATTTCTTTTTGACTTCACTTCATCTACTAACATTCATATTATTCCACAAGCTActgaaaaaaggaaagaaacgAAAGCACTTCGTTTTCATACCGGTACGActcattaaatacatatacttatacatatacacaagtttttatattattttatgcacTGCTTATGAGTgtgcttattatttttaattatctacTTTCGATGCAATGTTTAGTAATTTAACTATTTCCGTTCACAGGAGTACGAGCGCAAAATTCTGCCTTGGTTGAACACATTTGCTGTGTTTACCATCTGGCGCTCACTAGCTTTGATATTCTTCGCAATAGTTAACGATTTAATCTTCGCTTACAATATTCTTATGGTATTGCTATGGAGTATCGCTTTAGTCGTTTGCATCTATGGCTGGTGCGTGGTGTACTCGTTATTCCTCGAGTTGACCAACTTGACGAAATTGGAGGATTTGGCACATTTACGCGTAAGCagaatgaaattttgaaataattcaaacaatgtaaaaaatatttttaaattaaatatagatGGGCACGATGGCTTCTTTGCATGCATCAGCTGCCAATTCCTTGGCTGGTTCCCGTCCAACTACACCGCACAGCACCGTATCTACTATGCCTGTGGGTTAAACTACACTTAACAAAGCATTTagcaacgaaaatattttatctactTTTCCACAACGCATCATGACTATATCAGTGCAAATGTATACCGTCCAAAATTCTTAgatttacatttataaatatattttttacacaacATGTAAGACACGAATCTCAGCATTCCACatgtattcatttttttttttaaatatatacatatattaaagtataagCTAGAAGCTCGAAATATAATAGCATAAGTGGATTAATAACTTGTAATTTAAAAACAGTGCCTTAGAACTTCTACATATCTGTTATGTACAatttatacaagaaaaaaacttttttacaattgaaaaatcataatttgtatgcaaatgtaTTTAATGTTACACTTTAATTGTTAAACGATTTTTCTACCAATTAATAAGCAAAAGAAAGCATCATTCCACAGATTTGTAAAACTGGCAAAAGTATTTATGaaatatgagcacatttaaccGTCCGATTCGCATTTTATTGtgtcaattttttaataaatttgtaaaatttaataaagcttaatttttatttactatatttagTACTAATTGAACTGCAATCCAGTGTTTGTGACAAACTTCCAATAAGAAGTGTACCTTTTAATCTGggaattgtatgaaaatatttgtaaacaataacaaaagtcaTTGTCAATATCAGCTGATTAGCTGTCATTCAttcacttttaaataaatacaaaaaatatatatatgtatatttgaaggTATACCaacgaaaattgcaaaaacttaaaaaacacaAATCATTATAAGTTGCGACCTCAAGattataataaaagaacttaccGCATAATTCTATATAgatgttcaaaaattaaaatgccgctAACATATTTTGGAGAAGCgcaagaagttgaaaaaagacTGGACGTTTGCTGGCCCATCTCGTTCACATAACCAGAACGGAAGAGAATTTATATTCGAACAACGAATTACTTTAGGAATAAGACGTTAATTTCGTTTCATGAAAacttccatacaagaacttgattttcatcggcTTGTTCGAAGATTGTACCGTAGTTTTGAACAATAATGCTATcacatttcgtgaagataccacgtcaaataaAAACCTTTTCCAAGGACTTGATTtaaatcgatcagtttgtatggcaactatatgctgtagtggtcaaATGAGCCGCGTTCATGGAGAAAGGAACGtgagaaaattttcagatcaatatctcaaactGCGGCCAAGCAGACGGACTTGgcgaaatcgactcagctcataaCGCTGatcctatatatacataagtattttataGTCTCCGAATTTCCTTCTGagttttacaaacttcgtagctaACTTAATATACACCGTTCTGAGTATAAAAATTTCTGCTaacattataataaattttcaaaactcacTCATAACAATCGTTAATCCTACACATAAAAAGCACTTTTAAcgataattgattttttattagaatttaatATGGTTTCAcactaaatataaacaaattgtacGAATTGCTGTGGACTATAACAAGTATTTATGGAATTGTGTACTTTTTCATaagtaaattaaagaaaataaattcctACATTAAATTAAACGTGACGGCAAGTGTAGGACCGGAGGTCTAACAATTACTTCACTTTATGCGGTGGAAGGTGttcttaagcaaaatattatataaaatttcagtgaCATTTACTTCAAAAACATAAGTGCAAAATTCGATGCTTAAAAAACAGCACACGTGCAGGCGCTTAGGCCGTTCATAATACtgctttttattttccattcacCATTTCACTTTGTTGTTATAGTTTTGGGGTAAAAATCACCGTTAATTCgcacaaatatttttcgaaagtCACCCAAATGAGTAgctatttcaaatttataattcaaaacTGCTTgcaattataacatttttcttttctttcactAAAACTAAACATAACTTTACTTCTTCATTTTAGACGTCATTCAATGTCATTTAGCCATGATTAATTCATTATTATCGCTGGCATTCACTTTAGCCAAATCCTCGACCAGCGTGTCGAGCAGTGCCCGCAGCTCTTGTTGTGCAAATTCCTGTGGCAAAGGCAGGCGTTCCAATGCAATCTTTATAATCAAACATGGATTCAACACGGGACAAACGAGCAATACGCCGCGAACGAGACATGCGAGATTTTGAGCTATCTCACTTTGACATAGACGGTGTTTGGCCGTGGGGCAGGGCAAGAGATTTATGCGAGAACATAAATCAGCCAATTGTGGTTTCAAATTCTCCCAACGTGCCTCGATATCTGCCTCCGTCTTCAGCGATTTCAAACTCTTGAACTGTGTGGGAAAGGAAATCGCGCAATTAATGagtgtacaaaaataaaaaaaaattatgtgaacTTACCTTCTCATTAATATCGATAAAATCTAAGAAAATTTGTCCCTGACTCGACCAATTGGGTACTTTGATGGTTTTAGTTGCCTCGGCACCCTCGAACTGGCTCAACAAATCGTGTAAATAGTCGAGGTTGTCTGTGCGTGGCAAAAAAACAGAGAATTAGCTCAATTTATACTAAAATCAGTGCTGCTAGCGCTTACCATTAATAATTGCATCGGGTGCGAGATGTTGGAAGATGACTTCATGCGCCAAAGCCCATTGTTTGGCCTTCAGCAAATATTTTGCTTGCAATTGGTAATTGCCAATAGCGCCTGCTTTCACTGCTTTAGCATAATCAATCCATTTTTCTGGCACGCCCAAATTATTGATAACGAATTTCTCCTTCTCTGACAGCGCGACATCTTTGGAAACACTTACATAACGGTAAAGTACATTCTGTACAGACAATTCACGTTGATTGCGATCCTTTATATGCAACAGCACGAAAATGGCCCATTCCCAGAGGTCATTACACTCTAGTTGACTGGCGAAGCCAACATGCAATTGACTTTCGCTGAGCTCGGAGCAGTGGCGATAACCGATGGCCTCCAAAGTTTGCAGCAGTAACCAGCTgcaggaaaaaaaaattatgaaataatacAACTTTGATTTTATCGGATTATTTATGCGCATACCTCAGGCGATAGTCCATTGGGTCGGCTGTGTGCGTGGCTGGATTCAGTAGACTCTCCATTGGATGACTGCGTTTGGAGTAAAGCTGCAGCAAGTGATAACGCAAATCGTAAATCAcgtgtttttcatttaaattagtCTTGTCCATATAACACGGCGTGGGCGGCATTGAGTAGAACTCTTCCGACTTGAAAGACTTATCGTAGGCCAAAAGAGCGTCGGTTATGGATGCAGTGGGCGATGAGAGGTACCACAATTGAATctgcaaataaaagattttttgttattttctttttatttttttatattacttttttattattttttaatattattttttcatttttttaatataattttaaattttttttttttatattagttttttttttatttattattttttaatttttttattaagaaaatatctaCAATACAACAAGAATGCACTCACCGCCAGCACTTTGATCCATTCAATGCCATCCAAAGTGTTGATGGGTCCATGTCCGGAATCCATTAGCGCCACCCCGGCTACCAGCATGTATAACTTCAAACGCTCCAATTGTATAAATTTGTCGGCTTCTTCTTTGTGCCAGGCGGCCAATTGATCCTCCATTAGCTGACGCACAGTGGGTCCCGATGAGAGTTGTGACAGCAATAAGGACAGATTTACGTCGTCGTAACGCACAGCCAGCTCACATGCTTCGGTCACTTTGTGACACATCACCAGGTCCAACAAGTGATCGAGATACGTGTTTTTGGACACACTCTTCGTGAGTAAATCTTTCTCGGTCAATGTATTCTCCAACCATTCGGAGAGTAAATTGCGTCGACACATAACGGCAAAGTGTGAAGCTGGTTCGCGTCCCTCCAGCTCTTCATGCTCACCCCATAATGCTAAACATAGTGACCACACCGAAACGGCATACTCTTCTAGTGGACtcaaattaatttgtttgattGCTTCGTCAAGATGTTTCACAATCAAATCGGTGCCATTATCCGACTTTATCCAAGGACATTCACTGCCCTCAACGTCTTCTTGCAGAGAGTTGTGCAATTGCAGCTCTAAATGTGTGACAATACTCTCTTTGAAGTGTTCGTAGTGCATGACTGAGGATATTTTGACGTGCTGCAATACAATGCTGCTGAAATCGTTTGAGCCACGACCCTTGAATATATATGGTGCGGCGTGGTAGAGGTGTTCAtctacaaaataaaacaaaatatcaaaaaaaattctaaacaaaagttaaaaacatcagcaacaaaaatcacatcaccaacaaaaatcacatcaccaacaaaaatcacatcaactaaattcacaacaacaacaaatttcacaataacaataaatttcacAATAACAACGAATTTCACATTAACAAattgcacaaacacaaaaatCTACAACAACCTAATTTCACATCAGCAATAAAaattcacaacaacaaccaggTAAGGTAAAACTATTACTTTGCACTTCACGGTCCAAATTCTTGCGTGTAGATGGCACAATAAGCGTGTTCTGTGGACCAAAGCCCAGTTTAAAGCGACGATAGTTATGCAAACCCAAATCCGCTGCCCATATGCCTTTCAATTTAAAGGCCACAGAGTTTGCAATTGGCACTTGATGTGCCAGCCCTTTCACGCTGGCCACTTTGGGTCTCACAGAGAATTTCGGTAATTTAACCATTTGCAAGGGCGCTGTTGAGTCACTGCCTGCGGCGGGTGTCGAtctctacaaataaaaaataacggtaTAAGTTTAGCGTCACTATCTACAAAATCACTAGAAATTATTTACCTCGGTGTCAATTTCTCGCATAATGCTCACAACGGAACCCGACGAAGATGGTGGCAATGGCGAGTTCTGCATAACGAAATCCAATTGACTCGATGCCTCCGATAGGGCACCGCCAAGGCCAGCCTCCTTCCATAACGAATTTTGCGATGAAACGCGCATATCTTGCAGATGTTTTCCAAATAAACCAGCGCGACGGCTCCGATTGCGATTAAAATCAGAGTAATTGTTTTCAAGCTCGGCGCCAGTGCCCTCTGACTTATTGTCTAAATCGTCGTCGCCGAAGAAAGAAGCCTTCATTAATTGCAGCTTGTGTGAGTCGGTGCCTGCTTCGCGCGCCAAAAAAGCTGTTGGGCTAGTTACGCGTGgaatttgctgttgttgcgcttCATATAGCGAATAATCATTGCCATTTGCTTGGAGAAATtctaatgtgaaaaaataatttaaattaaatgtagaaaacaacaaaaagaaaacacgTACGTGTCTTATCCATCAACATGAATTCGGCGGACTCATCCATAGGATAAAAATTACCACTACCGGCTGCAAGACTTTTTGGATCTAGCGCACGTGCAGCATCCTCGGAAATCTGCAAATCGAACGAAAATAATTTGGAATTGTTTGGTCactgcttttttatatttatgtttattctGCTAAATATTAACCTTTTGGGCATTCTTCAGGGCCGCCATTGTAATTTTATCAGCTGCTGCGGCGTTGGCTGCTGCAACTTGGCCCGCTACTACAGCTGTGGCACCTTGCGCACCTGCTGCCGCACCCATCTTTGCTTTTTTCGGGTCTGTTGGCACACCTTCGTCCTCTTCATCGCTGTCGTTGAGTCCATATTTCGAGAAATGCTTCACTCGAAACACCCAGCTACCCGTCTCCGGACGATATTCAATGAAACGTGTATCATTCTTATCACAAACTCTGCGCAATTTTGCTTCCCAATCCATGTCGGCCAGACGCACTGGATCCTTAATGGGCTCGTGCTTGGTTTTGTCATGCGGCCA
The sequence above is drawn from the Bactrocera tryoni isolate S06 chromosome 1, CSIRO_BtryS06_freeze2, whole genome shotgun sequence genome and encodes:
- the LOC120782719 gene encoding serine/threonine-protein kinase ULK3 isoform X2; amino-acid sequence: MTLPRITDYDLLEKLGVGSYSTVYKARHKKERSYHAIKIVEMSTLSDSSRENLITEIRLLRSLNHKYIVTLQDFFWDDKKIYIVLEFCNAGNLSAFIRSKKSLPEATCRFFLRQLAAAVQYMRANDICHFDLKPQNLLLTRNPNVILKVADFGFAQHLKLGEINQQLKGSPLYMAPEIVRKHQYDAKADLWSIGVILYECLFGKAPYTSKSIEELLQRIRNAEKITIPANASISNECHDLLCRLLEHDPAKRISFDSFFAHPFIDLKTLPTEHTLQKASDLVTKAVEYDEKQNYKEAYYLYCSALQYFVPLITEEADATKRLALRNRALTYLKRAEEIKNVLIDAEYKAAAAKDLHKKQVHSQQQEQLPSSSAAQTTQPNIADVLEPDVRYKQLFALSHSSPQLKSALEIGRQGELYLYERKFKAALEAYTNALGMLVPFTNNEPKGERRNLLLQQLEIWMKEAESIKSILSAKEMVDEQKLTSVRHCSVQ
- the LOC120782719 gene encoding serine/threonine-protein kinase ULK3 isoform X1, which codes for MTLPRITDYDLLEKLGVGSYSTVYKARHKKERSYHAIKIVEMSTLSDSSRENLITEIRLLRSLNHKYIVTLQDFFWDDKKIYIVLEFCNAGNLSAFIRSKKSLPEATCRFFLRQLAAAVQYMRANDICHFDLKPQNLLLTRNPNVILKVADFGFAQHLKLGEINQQLKGSPLYMAPEIVRKHQYDAKADLWSIGVILYECLFGKAPYTSKSIEELLQRIRNAEKITIPANASISNECHDLLCRLLEHDPAKRISFDSFFAHPFIDLKTLPTEHTLQKASDLVTKAVEYDEKQNYKEAYYLYCSALQYFVPLITEEADATKRLALRNRALTYLKRAEEIKNVLIDAEYKAAAAKDLHKKQVHSQQQEQLPSSSAAQTTQPNIADVLEPDVRYKQLFALSHSSPQLKSALEIGRQGELYLYERKFKAALEAYTNALGMLVPFTNNEPKGERRNLLLQQLEIWMKEAESIKSILSAKEMVDEQKLTSRCSFSHTFHARHQHTQRFSCTRIRLVLVYSICLMLIFAFYAHILEFKNLFMLLLK
- the LOC120782721 gene encoding uncharacterized protein LOC120782721 — encoded protein: MNYGRKTPSTYRSNHSVYSHTTGRSSTNLHSIKSRSMRSVRVPWYQRPILKNNQYIDIQKNSMLIGIFAIFLALFTIGTAIFDIYCLAMAAPGSTHYGYYIISYEFVYVGNKHVRNMLIVFALFSLILGIVILFTSILLVIALRKEYERKILPWLNTFAVFTIWRSLALIFFAIVNDLIFAYNILMVLLWSIALVVCIYGWCVVYSLFLELTNLTKLEDLAHLRMGTMASLHASAANSLAGSRPTTPHSTVSTMPVG